GCAGCTGTGGAAAGACCTCGACATCTACCTCGACTGACCCGCAATAACATCCCAGGAGCAACTTCATGAATGACCAAAACACCCGCCGGATTGCCGTCATCGGACTCGGCGCCATGGGCGGAGCAATGGCCGCCACCCTTCACAAAGCCGGCTGGGACGTCACCGGCTTCGACCCTTCTGACGCCGCCAGGGCTGCCGCGGAAGAAGCCGGCATCAAAACTGCAGCGGACCTCGAAGCCGTTGCAGGAACCCCCTACGCCGTGCTCTCCCTCCCCGCCGCCAGCATCGTGGAAACCACCGTGCCCCAGCTCCTCAAAGAGCCGGGCACCGTGGCGATCATCGACACCACCACCTCCGAACCGGGCACCAGCAAAAACATGGCCGATCTTGCCCACGCACAGGGAGCGGCATTCGTGGACGCACCGGTCTCCGGTGGCCGCGACGGCGCAGCAACCGGTTCGCTGAGCGCCTTCGTCGGTGCCACGGACGAGTCCCTCGCCGCCGCCGAGCCCGTTCTCCTGGCGCTGACCGGCGGGAAGTACAGCCACATCGGCGGCCCCGGCAGCGGCAACGTGGTCAAACTCCTCAACAACGTGCTGGCGGCGGCCAACCTCGTCTCGGTGGGTGAAGCACTCGGCGTCGCCAAGGCCTACGGCATCGATCC
This genomic interval from Arthrobacter sp. SLBN-100 contains the following:
- a CDS encoding NAD(P)-dependent oxidoreductase yields the protein MNDQNTRRIAVIGLGAMGGAMAATLHKAGWDVTGFDPSDAARAAAEEAGIKTAADLEAVAGTPYAVLSLPAASIVETTVPQLLKEPGTVAIIDTTTSEPGTSKNMADLAHAQGAAFVDAPVSGGRDGAATGSLSAFVGATDESLAAAEPVLLALTGGKYSHIGGPGSGNVVKLLNNVLAAANLVSVGEALGVAKAYGIDPATAAASISNASGGSKVSANMYPNWVLSGTHDSGFSLGLMARDAALAVNVATRIGEKPALLAAVASQWQDALAALGPKADFTEIARTVAPAITPAGAPGGAPGAAPSTTSGSAAGTTAVA